From Streptomyces sp. NBC_00775, one genomic window encodes:
- a CDS encoding ABC transporter ATP-binding protein — MCLSLADVTLTYPDGDGRLTALDRVGLDVPAGTMTAIVGPSGSGKSSLLAVAATLVAPDRGRVLVGGTETGTLSPAERAVLRRREIGIVFQQPNLLPSLTALEQLQVMGHLDGRRQVADRARELLAAVGLADLAHRRPHQLSGGQRQRVNIARALVNEPSVLLVDEPTSALDHERGAAVLDLLARLTRERATATVLVTHDRAHLGEADAVREMADGRLRVLV; from the coding sequence TTGTGTCTGTCCCTGGCCGACGTCACCCTCACCTATCCGGACGGCGACGGACGGCTGACCGCCCTCGACCGGGTCGGCCTCGACGTCCCGGCCGGGACCATGACGGCGATCGTCGGCCCGTCCGGCTCCGGCAAGTCCAGTCTGCTCGCGGTCGCCGCGACCCTGGTCGCGCCGGACCGCGGACGCGTCCTCGTCGGCGGTACGGAGACGGGGACGCTGAGCCCCGCCGAACGGGCCGTGCTGCGGCGGCGTGAGATCGGCATCGTCTTCCAGCAGCCGAACCTGCTGCCCTCGCTGACGGCGCTGGAGCAGCTCCAGGTGATGGGCCACCTGGACGGACGGCGCCAAGTGGCGGACCGGGCGAGGGAGTTGCTGGCGGCGGTGGGGCTCGCCGACCTGGCGCACCGGCGTCCGCACCAGCTCTCCGGCGGTCAACGGCAGCGCGTGAACATCGCCCGCGCGCTGGTCAACGAACCGTCCGTGCTCCTCGTCGACGAACCGACCAGCGCGCTCGACCACGAGCGGGGCGCGGCCGTCCTCGACCTGCTGGCCCGGCTCACCCGCGAGCGTGCCACGGCCACCGTCCTCGTCACGCACGACCGCGCCCACCTCGGGGAGGCGGACGCGGTACGGGAGATGGCGGACGGGCGGCTTCGGGTACTCGTCTGA
- the allB gene encoding allantoinase AllB has protein sequence MLRSTRVITPEGTRAASVAVAAGKIAAVLAHDAEVPAGARLEDFGDDVLLPGLVDTHVHVNDPGRTEWEGFWTATRAAAAGGITTLVDMPLNSLPPTTTVDNLRTKKDVARSKAHIDVGFWGGALPDNVKDLRPLHDAGVFGFKAFLSPSGVDEFPELDQEQLAQSLAEIAGFGGLLIVHAEDPHHLAAAPQKGGQKYADFLASRPRDAEDTAIENLIAQAKRLNARVHVLHLSSSDALPLIAAAKAEGVRLTVETCPHYLTLTAEEVPDGASEFKCCPPIRESANQDLLWQALADGTIDCVVTDHSPSTADLKTDDFATAWGGISGLQLSLSAVWTEARKRGYGLEDVVRWMSSRTARLVGLDDRKGAIEAGRDADFAVLAPDETFTVDPAALQHRNRVTAYAGKTLSGVVKSTWLRGERIVAEGEFGEPTGQLLSRHP, from the coding sequence ATGCTGCGCTCGACGCGCGTCATCACTCCCGAAGGGACGCGCGCCGCATCCGTCGCGGTCGCCGCGGGGAAGATCGCGGCGGTGCTCGCGCACGACGCCGAGGTACCGGCCGGTGCCCGTCTGGAGGACTTCGGCGACGACGTCCTGCTGCCCGGCCTCGTCGACACCCACGTGCATGTGAACGACCCGGGCCGCACGGAGTGGGAGGGCTTCTGGACGGCGACGCGCGCCGCGGCGGCGGGTGGCATCACCACGCTCGTCGACATGCCGCTCAACTCCCTCCCGCCGACGACGACGGTCGACAACCTCCGTACCAAGAAGGACGTCGCCCGCTCCAAGGCGCACATCGACGTCGGCTTCTGGGGCGGCGCGCTGCCCGACAACGTCAAGGACCTGCGGCCGCTGCACGACGCGGGCGTCTTCGGCTTCAAGGCGTTCCTGTCCCCGTCGGGCGTGGACGAGTTCCCGGAGCTCGACCAGGAGCAACTCGCCCAGTCCCTCGCCGAGATCGCCGGCTTCGGCGGCCTGCTGATCGTGCACGCCGAGGACCCGCACCACCTCGCCGCCGCCCCGCAGAAGGGCGGCCAGAAGTATGCCGACTTCCTCGCCTCGCGCCCCCGTGACGCCGAGGACACCGCCATCGAGAACCTCATCGCCCAGGCCAAGCGCCTCAACGCGCGCGTGCACGTGCTGCACCTGTCGTCCAGCGACGCGCTGCCGCTGATCGCCGCCGCGAAGGCCGAGGGCGTACGGCTCACGGTGGAGACCTGCCCGCACTACCTCACGCTCACCGCGGAGGAAGTCCCGGACGGCGCCAGCGAGTTCAAGTGCTGCCCGCCCATCCGTGAGTCCGCCAACCAGGACCTGTTGTGGCAGGCGCTCGCCGACGGCACCATCGACTGCGTCGTCACCGACCACTCGCCGTCCACGGCCGACCTGAAGACCGACGACTTCGCGACCGCGTGGGGCGGCATCTCCGGCCTCCAGCTCAGCCTGTCCGCCGTCTGGACCGAGGCCCGCAAGCGTGGATACGGCCTTGAGGACGTCGTCCGCTGGATGTCCTCCCGCACGGCACGGCTGGTCGGCCTCGACGATCGCAAGGGAGCCATCGAGGCGGGCCGCGACGCCGACTTCGCGGTCCTCGCGCCCGACGAGACCTTCACCGTGGACCCCGCCGCGCTCCAGCACCGCAACCGGGTCACGGCGTACGCGGGCAAGACCCTCAGCGGCGTCGTCAAGTCCACCTGGCTGCGCGGCGAACGCATCGTGGCCGAGGGCGAGTTCGGCGAGCCGACCGGTCAACTCCTGTCCCGCCACCCGTAG
- the alc gene encoding allantoicase, translating to MTAIPHFTGDANPYGGGDPYADYRTADFPFTQYANLADRQLGAGVIAANDEFFAQRENLLLPGAAEFDPEHFGHKGKIMDGWETRRRRGVSAEHPWPTAEDHDWALVRLGAPGVIRGIVIDTAHFRGNYPQAVSVEGVSVAGSPSPEELHADDVKWTTLVPRTAVGGHAANGFAVSVEQRFTHLRVNQHPDGGVARLRVYGEVVPDPKWLSVLGTFDVVALENGGQVEDASNLFYSPATNTIQPGRSRKMDDGWETRRRRDQGNDWIRYQLVAQSEIRAIEIDTAYLKGNSAGWASVSVKNGDDADWTEILPRTRLQPDTNHRFTLAAPATATHARVDIFPDGGISRLHLFGSLTPEGTSHLSSRHQELGG from the coding sequence GTGACGGCGATACCTCACTTCACCGGCGACGCGAACCCCTACGGAGGCGGCGACCCGTACGCGGACTACCGCACCGCCGACTTCCCCTTCACCCAGTACGCCAACCTCGCCGACCGGCAGCTCGGCGCCGGTGTCATCGCCGCCAACGACGAGTTCTTCGCCCAGCGCGAGAACCTTCTCCTGCCCGGGGCCGCCGAGTTCGACCCGGAGCACTTCGGCCACAAGGGCAAGATCATGGACGGCTGGGAGACCCGGCGGCGCCGTGGCGTCTCGGCCGAGCACCCGTGGCCGACGGCCGAGGACCACGACTGGGCGCTGGTCCGGCTGGGCGCGCCCGGCGTCATCCGCGGGATCGTGATCGACACGGCCCACTTCCGTGGCAACTACCCGCAGGCGGTGTCGGTCGAGGGTGTCTCGGTCGCCGGCTCCCCCTCGCCGGAGGAGCTGCACGCGGACGACGTCAAGTGGACGACGCTCGTGCCGCGCACGGCGGTCGGCGGGCACGCGGCGAACGGTTTCGCCGTCTCCGTCGAGCAGCGCTTCACGCATCTGCGTGTCAACCAGCACCCCGACGGGGGTGTCGCCCGGCTGCGCGTGTACGGCGAGGTCGTGCCCGACCCGAAGTGGCTGTCCGTGCTCGGCACCTTCGACGTGGTCGCCCTGGAGAACGGTGGCCAGGTGGAGGACGCCTCCAACCTCTTCTACTCGCCCGCCACGAACACCATTCAGCCGGGGCGCTCCCGCAAGATGGACGACGGCTGGGAGACGCGTCGGCGTCGGGACCAGGGGAACGACTGGATTCGGTACCAGCTCGTGGCGCAGTCCGAGATCCGTGCGATCGAGATCGACACGGCGTATCTGAAGGGCAACTCGGCGGGCTGGGCGTCGGTGTCCGTCAAGAACGGCGACGACGCCGACTGGACCGAGATCCTTCCCCGGACCCGCCTGCAGCCCGACACCAACCACCGCTTCACCCTCGCCGCGCCCGCCACCGCCACCCACGCGCGCGTCGACATCTTCCCGGACGGCGGCATCTCCCGACTCCACCTGTTCGGCTCCCTGACGCCGGAGGGCACGTCCCACCTGTCCTCCCGCCACCAGGAACTCGGCGGCTGA
- a CDS encoding ABC transporter permease: MFVAWRDLRFAKGRFTLMGAVVVLITLLVGLLSGLTAGLAKENTSAVTGLPADHLAFAAPPDGQSVSFTNSAVRARAWRTWAQRPGVTSAEPIGIRTLNAAAGDRTAAVSTFAVRPDSGIAPHGVGPGRIVLSEKAAAELRVGAGDRVRLGGSERTVAAVSGDASYSHTPVVWTALSGEATVVALRTDGADLAAGDRAAGTRTLTKDDARTAIGSYRAENGSLQLMRGFLFVISALVIGAFFTVWTIQRSGDIAVLKALGASTPYLLRDALGQAVLMLTAGTLLGTGLATAIGGLVRGGDVPFVLDAPTVLGPAAVMIALGALGAGLSIRRITAVDPLTALGSAR, encoded by the coding sequence ATGTTCGTCGCATGGAGAGACCTCCGGTTCGCCAAGGGGCGGTTCACCCTCATGGGGGCCGTGGTCGTGTTGATCACCCTGCTCGTGGGGCTGCTGTCCGGGCTGACCGCCGGGCTCGCCAAGGAGAACACCTCGGCGGTCACCGGCCTGCCCGCCGACCACCTCGCCTTCGCCGCGCCGCCGGACGGCCAGTCGGTGTCCTTCACCAACTCGGCGGTCCGCGCGCGGGCGTGGCGGACATGGGCCCAGCGGCCGGGCGTCACCTCGGCGGAGCCGATCGGCATCCGCACGCTGAACGCGGCCGCCGGGGACCGTACGGCCGCGGTGTCGACGTTCGCCGTGCGGCCGGACTCCGGGATCGCCCCGCACGGCGTCGGCCCCGGCCGGATCGTGCTCTCGGAGAAGGCCGCCGCCGAGCTCCGCGTCGGAGCCGGAGACCGGGTACGGCTCGGCGGCTCCGAGCGGACCGTCGCGGCGGTCTCCGGCGACGCCTCGTACAGCCATACGCCGGTGGTGTGGACCGCCCTGTCCGGCGAAGCCACCGTGGTCGCCCTGCGCACCGACGGCGCCGACCTCGCGGCGGGCGACCGGGCCGCGGGCACCAGGACCCTCACCAAGGACGACGCCCGCACCGCCATCGGCTCCTACCGGGCGGAGAACGGCTCGCTCCAGCTGATGCGCGGCTTCCTCTTCGTCATCTCGGCGCTCGTCATAGGGGCGTTCTTCACGGTGTGGACGATCCAGCGGTCCGGCGACATCGCCGTGCTGAAGGCGCTGGGCGCCTCCACGCCGTATCTGCTGCGGGACGCGCTCGGCCAGGCGGTGCTGATGCTCACCGCCGGGACGCTCCTAGGCACCGGACTCGCCACCGCGATCGGCGGGCTGGTGCGGGGCGGCGACGTGCCGTTCGTCCTCGACGCGCCGACCGTCCTCGGGCCCGCCGCCGTGATGATCGCCCTCGGGGCGCTCGGCGCGGGCCTGTCCATCCGGCGGATCACCGCCGTCGACCCGCTGACCGCACTGGGGAGTGCCCGATGA
- a CDS encoding IclR family transcriptional regulator, which translates to MPPSSASTTDAAKTPAPSGGVQSLERAFDLLERMADAGGEVGLSELSASSGLPLPTIHRLMRTLVVCGYVRQQPNRRYALGPRLIRLGESASRLLGTWARPYLARLVEETGETANMALLDGDEIVYVAQVPSKHSMRMFTEVGRRVLPHSTGVGKALLAHTPDAEVRALLGRTGMPAATEKTITTPDGFLAALDEVRRLGYAVDDNEQEIGVRCLAVSVPDSPTAAAISISGPAGRVTEAATEKIVPVLQQVAEELSVALASSGTGA; encoded by the coding sequence GTGCCGCCGTCCAGCGCCAGCACCACAGACGCCGCCAAGACCCCCGCCCCAAGTGGCGGCGTCCAGTCCCTCGAGCGCGCCTTCGACCTGCTCGAGCGTATGGCGGACGCCGGTGGCGAGGTCGGCCTGAGCGAGCTCTCCGCGAGCAGTGGGCTGCCGCTGCCCACCATCCACCGGCTCATGCGCACGCTGGTGGTCTGCGGTTATGTACGTCAGCAGCCCAACCGGCGGTACGCGCTCGGCCCCCGGCTGATCCGGCTCGGCGAATCCGCCTCCCGGCTGCTCGGCACCTGGGCCCGCCCCTACCTCGCACGCCTCGTCGAGGAGACCGGCGAGACCGCGAACATGGCGCTGCTCGACGGGGACGAGATCGTCTACGTCGCACAGGTGCCGTCCAAGCACTCCATGCGCATGTTCACCGAGGTGGGCCGCCGCGTGCTGCCGCACTCCACCGGTGTGGGCAAGGCACTGCTCGCCCACACCCCGGACGCCGAGGTGCGCGCGCTGCTGGGCCGTACCGGCATGCCCGCCGCGACGGAGAAGACGATCACCACGCCGGACGGCTTCCTCGCCGCGCTCGACGAGGTACGCCGGCTCGGCTACGCGGTCGACGACAACGAGCAGGAGATCGGCGTCCGCTGCCTGGCCGTCTCCGTGCCCGACTCCCCCACCGCCGCCGCCATCTCGATCTCCGGGCCCGCCGGCCGTGTCACCGAGGCGGCCACCGAGAAGATCGTGCCCGTGCTGCAGCAGGTCGCGGAAGAACTGTCGGTGGCACTGGCCAGCTCGGGCACCGGGGCCTGA